The window TCAATATTGTCTTCAATCTTGATATTTTCACAGATTAGCACCATGGATTTTCAGATCTATGGTGCATTGGGGatcttatttttcatattttatctCATACCACCTGCATCCATCAATGCAACTGAGATACCTCAACAACACACCAAATCTAGCTCTACCCAGATCAATTCAAACTCGGTTCTAGTCGCGCTTCTGGATTCGCACTACACTGAGCTATCCGAGCTCGTTGAGAAAGCCCTTCTTCTACAGACCCTTGAGGAGGCAGTTTCTCGTCATAACATCACCATTTTTGCTCCGAGCAATGAAGCTTTGGAGAGACATTTAGATCCTGAGTTCAAACGGTTCTTACTTGAACCTGGGAATCTCAAATCTCTACAGAATCTGTTGTTATTTCATATCATTCCGTCTCGGGTCGGGTCGAAGGAGTGGCCGGAAGAGGATTTAGCATCAGTAGCGTATGAAACACTGTGTGTTGAGGAAGCTGAGAATCATCTGCCGTTAACCCGAGAAAACTCCGGTGAGAAAATAGTGGTCGGTTTAGCTAAAGTAATCCGTCCCGATGATGTAATCAGACCAGATGGGGTGATTCACGGGATTGAGAGATTGTTGGTGCCCCGATTAGTACAAGAAGAGTTTAACCGGAGGAGAAGCTTGAGTTCAATTTCAGCTGTTTTACCCGAAGGAGCTCCGGTGGTGGATCCGAGAACCAACCGGTTGAAGAAACCAGCCACTCCAGCTCCCGCCGGTGCTCCACCAGCACTACCGGTATACGATGCGATGGCTCCGGGGCCTTCTCTAGCTCCGGCACCAGCACCAGGTCCAGGCGGACCCCGCCACCACTTCGACGGCGAGAACCAGGTTAAAGACTTCATCCAAACACTCCTCCATTACGGCGGCTACAACGAATTAGCAGACATATTGGTCAATTTAACGTCATTAGCGACGGAGATGGGTAAGCTGGTGTCCGAAGGTTACGTTTTAACAGTCTTAGCTCCCAACGATGAAGCCATGGCTAAATTGACAACAGACCAGTTAAGCGACCCCGGAGCACCGGAGCAGATAATTTACTACCATTTGATCCCGGAGTATCAAACGGAGGAGAGTATGTACAACTCCGTACGGCGGTTGGGTAAGGTTCAGTATGATACATTGCGGCTGCCGCataaggtggtggcggaggagggtGATGGATCGGTGAAATTCGGGCAAGGGGAGGAGACAGCTTACTTGTTTGACCCGGATATCTACACCGACGGAAGAATATCTGTGCAGGGTATTGATGGGGTTTTGTTTCCGTTCGAGCAGACGGTGGAAAAACCGGCCAGCAAGGTTGCTCCGGCGCCGCCGACGAAGAAGATCGCGGCTGAGCAAAAAAGAGGTGTGTTTACTGTTTACTGTTTATTCCTTCTAAATTCTAATCCCCATTAATTAATGCTTTTTTTTGCCAAATTCA of the Lactuca sativa cultivar Salinas chromosome 6, Lsat_Salinas_v11, whole genome shotgun sequence genome contains:
- the LOC111909347 gene encoding fasciclin-like arabinogalactan protein 17 codes for the protein MDFQIYGALGILFFIFYLIPPASINATEIPQQHTKSSSTQINSNSVLVALLDSHYTELSELVEKALLLQTLEEAVSRHNITIFAPSNEALERHLDPEFKRFLLEPGNLKSLQNLLLFHIIPSRVGSKEWPEEDLASVAYETLCVEEAENHLPLTRENSGEKIVVGLAKVIRPDDVIRPDGVIHGIERLLVPRLVQEEFNRRRSLSSISAVLPEGAPVVDPRTNRLKKPATPAPAGAPPALPVYDAMAPGPSLAPAPAPGPGGPRHHFDGENQVKDFIQTLLHYGGYNELADILVNLTSLATEMGKLVSEGYVLTVLAPNDEAMAKLTTDQLSDPGAPEQIIYYHLIPEYQTEESMYNSVRRLGKVQYDTLRLPHKVVAEEGDGSVKFGQGEETAYLFDPDIYTDGRISVQGIDGVLFPFEQTVEKPASKVAPAPPTKKIAAEQKRGKLLEVSCRIAGAFGQDFQFKSCNLDL